The following DNA comes from Nocardioides panzhihuensis.
CGCGGGCACGAACAGCACGACGAACTCGGGCGACTCCTCCAGGAAGCGCCAGTAGGCCTTCGAGGCCAGCTGGTCCACATGCGTACGCAGCTGGGCGGTGTGTCTGCGCAGATGAGTCCGGTAGTCGTCCTCGTTGTCCGCGGCGGCTGCATCGAGGTAGGCATCCAGCGGGACCTTGGAGTCGACGACCAGCTCCTTGTTGCCGGACAGGTGCACCACCAGGTCGGGACGCAGCCGGCCATCCTCGAGATGGACCTGCTCGGAGAAGTCGCACTTGTCCACCAGACCGGCGAGCTCCACCGCACGCCGTAGGTGCATCTCGCCCCAACGGCCCCTGACCTGGGGCTTGCGCAGCGCGGTCGACAGCGTCCGGGTCTCGGTCTGCAGCCGGCCGACCTCGGTCTCGAACTGTCCCTGCCAGCGAGCCCGCTCCCGGTCGAGATGCTGCATCTGGTCGCTGAGCCGGTCGAGGCCCTGCATCACCTCTGCCTGGTCCACCATCCCCGCCGCGACCGTGCCCACGCTCCGCGCGCGCACCCACAGCACCCCGAGGAGCGCACCCAGGACAAGACCGATCACCAGGCCGAGCACAAGGATCCAGATCTCCATGCCACTGATCCTCGCAGGGACCACCGACAGTTTGGGTCAGGCACAGGTGTTCGATCGGCGACAGTTGCGCCGAGTCGTGATTCCATAGACACATGGCCTACGACACTGAACTGGCCGAACGAGTGCGCGACCTGATGCCTGCCGGTGCCACCGAGATGAAGATGTTCGGTGGGCTGGCGTTCATGGTGAACGGCAACATGGCGTGCGCAGTCGGCCTCGACGACCTGCTCGTGCGCACCGGCAAGTCGGCCTACGAGGCCGCCATCGCGGCAGGTGCGGAACCGACGATCATGGGCGCCCGGACGATGTCCGGCTACGTCAACGTCGCCGCCGACCTGGTCCGCGGCGACGCGCTCGCCGACTGGGTCGGCCGCGGCGTGACGACGGCAGAGTCGCTGCCGCCGAAGCCACCGAAGTAGCCGAGAGAGCCGAAGTAGCCGAGGGAGCCGGCCTCAGTCGGCGATGTCGACGATCACCGGAGCATGGTCGGAGGGGGAGCCGGTGCCGATGGCAGGGTTGCGCTCGTCGAGGTCGACGAAGGCGCCGGTGACCCGCGAGGCGAACGTCGGCGAGCCGAGGACGAAGTCGATGCGCAGGCCGCGGTTGCGCTCGAAGCGCTGCCGGTAGTAGTCGAAGTAGGTGTAGGCCTCCGGGCCGGGCACGAAGGGGCGTACGACGTCCTTGAAGTCCTTCTCGATGGCGAAGAAGGCGTCGCGCTCGGCGGGGGTGAGGTGGGTCTTGCCGACGAACTGCTTGGGGTCGAAGCAGTCCTCGTCGTAGGGGCAGACGTTCCAGTCGCCGACCATGGCCGACGGCCCGTCGTGCCAGGCGGTCGCCGCCTTCTGCAGGGCGGTGAGCCACTCCAGCTTGTAGGCGTAGTGCGGGTCGTCGGGCTTGCGGCCGTTGGGGACATAGACCGAGGTCACACGTACGCCGCCGCACGTCGCTGTGAGGGCGCGGGCCTCGGCCACGTCCTTGAACGAGGGCATCCCCTCGAACCCGACCTGGACGTCGTCCAGTCCCACTCGGGAGACCAGCGCGACGCCGTTCCACTGGTCATAGCCCACCGAGGCCACCTCGTAGCCGCGCGCCTCCAGCCCCATCGTCGGGATCTGGTCGGGCTTGGCCTTGGTCTCCTGCAGGGCGAGCACGTCGATCGAGTGTCGTTCGAGGAAGGCCTCGACGCGGTCGATGCGGGAGCGGATGGAGTTGATGTTCCAGGTGGCGATACGCACGCCCGTCAGACTATCGGGGAGGCCCGGTGGACTACCGTTTGAGGCGTGGGCAGCGCGACGATCGAGATGCACGGGGTTCGTCGTCTCTACGAGCAGGCCGACCTCGTCGATCTGATCGCCCTGGACGACGTCGACCTGACCATCGAGCCGGGCACGTTCGTGAGCATCATCGGCCCCTCAGGTTGTGGGAAGTCGACCTTGTTGCGCCTGATCAGCGGGCAGGAGTCGGCCGACGCGGGGAAGATCACCGTCTGCGACCTGACGCCGAAGGAGGCGGCCGAGGCGAAGGCCTTCGGGTTCGTGCCGCAGTCTCCTGCGCTGCTGCCCTGGCTGAGCGTGCTCGGCAACGTGACGTTGCCCCACAAGGTCAACCGTCGGAGTGATCGCGGCCGCCCCGACCTGGAGGCGATGCTGCGCGATGTCGGTCTGGGGGAGTCGCTCCACAAGCTGCCGGCCGAGCTGTCGGGCGGCATGAAGCAGCGGACCGCGATCGTACGTGCCTTCGGGCTGCGTCCCGACGTACTCCTTCTCGACGAGCCGTTCGGCGCTCTCGACGAGTT
Coding sequences within:
- a CDS encoding DNA recombination protein RmuC; this translates as MEIWILVLGLVIGLVLGALLGVLWVRARSVGTVAAGMVDQAEVMQGLDRLSDQMQHLDRERARWQGQFETEVGRLQTETRTLSTALRKPQVRGRWGEMHLRRAVELAGLVDKCDFSEQVHLEDGRLRPDLVVHLSGNKELVVDSKVPLDAYLDAAAADNEDDYRTHLRRHTAQLRTHVDQLASKAYWRFLEESPEFVVLFVPAESFLSAALETEPGLIEYAAERRVVLASPTTLIALLRTVAHGWSHEALAEQAREIHRLGRDLHQRLGTMSTHLDGIGRSLNTAVTRYNQAIGSFDNRVLVAARRFNELSVTDDDLGTPRPVEIRAVERLSSVREDDRRAAENDGVPGPTVGSDTQAAYERS
- a CDS encoding TfoX/Sxy family protein, whose translation is MAYDTELAERVRDLMPAGATEMKMFGGLAFMVNGNMACAVGLDDLLVRTGKSAYEAAIAAGAEPTIMGARTMSGYVNVAADLVRGDALADWVGRGVTTAESLPPKPPK
- a CDS encoding exodeoxyribonuclease III translates to MRIATWNINSIRSRIDRVEAFLERHSIDVLALQETKAKPDQIPTMGLEARGYEVASVGYDQWNGVALVSRVGLDDVQVGFEGMPSFKDVAEARALTATCGGVRVTSVYVPNGRKPDDPHYAYKLEWLTALQKAATAWHDGPSAMVGDWNVCPYDEDCFDPKQFVGKTHLTPAERDAFFAIEKDFKDVVRPFVPGPEAYTYFDYYRQRFERNRGLRIDFVLGSPTFASRVTGAFVDLDERNPAIGTGSPSDHAPVIVDIAD
- a CDS encoding ABC transporter ATP-binding protein translates to MGSATIEMHGVRRLYEQADLVDLIALDDVDLTIEPGTFVSIIGPSGCGKSTLLRLISGQESADAGKITVCDLTPKEAAEAKAFGFVPQSPALLPWLSVLGNVTLPHKVNRRSDRGRPDLEAMLRDVGLGESLHKLPAELSGGMKQRTAIVRAFGLRPDVLLLDEPFGALDEFTREALQEQLLELWEQTRATVVFVTHSISEAVRLSDRVVVMAPRPGRITDVIDIDLPRPRHQEIITSPQFHAYELALRDSLRDAFSHGEVV